DNA sequence from the Tissierella sp. MB52-C2 genome:
TTTTGGTCACCAAAAATCGGAATTATTCTTTTTCAAACTTTAATATAGCTCCTGTTATGGCGTGGATTTCTATCTCATATTCATAATCATCGTTATACATTTCTATTTCATATTTTGGTGGATTATCATCTTTATCTAACTCCATCTCTTCCAAATCTGCATCTCTGCCTATTTTATCAAGGGCAATTTTTATGGCCTTATCTCTACTGATAAGATTTGTTTTTACCACTTCTTTTTCTTCTTTTTTGTGTTTTTTATCTGAATTTTTATTTCCCTCATGTTTATTTACTTTGTCTTTATTTACTTTATCTTTATCTTTATCTTTATCTTTATTATTTATAATTTTCTCCACATCTAAATCTTCTATTTTTCCAGTAACACCGTCAACTTTAATAGTAAATATCTTTGTAAGGTTTTTATTTAATACACTGGTTATTTCAACATTATAATGAGGATCCTCATAGCCAAGTAATGTTTCAACCTTAGTGACTTCTGATTTGTTTTTAGGTGCTTTTTTCATAGCTATGGCTTTCGCTTCTTCTTGAGAAATATATTCAACAGATTTCTTATTTGTTACTACACTTGAACTAACTCTAGGAATACTATATCTTATTCCATTAGCAGCCTCTGCTAATGTAGTAGGATTCACAGCAGATACTACCATAGTAACTGCTAAAGTTCCTATTAACATAGGTACTACTTTTTTAATCATTTTCTTTGTCATTAAAACCAACTCCTTTTGTTTTTCTTGATTTTATTTTATATGGTTTTATGACAATTAGAAAGTTTGAATACCATTAAAAACAAGTTTTTCAACATATCAAACATGTAGAATACTCTATGTTTGTTTTTTACATATCCAGTGTTTCCAATGGTTTAGTCCACTTCATCTTTCTCAAAATCAATCACTGCTCCAGTTATGGCATGGATTTCTATTTCATATTCATATTTACCTAAAATAATTTCTAATTCATATTTAGGTGGATTATCATCAAGATCAGATTGAATTTTTATTAATTCTGCTCCTTCTCCTACTTTACTAATTCCAATTTTTATTGCCTCATCTGAAGATATATAATTAGATTTGACAATTGATTTTTCTTCCTGTTTTTTGTTGTTCTTATTATTTTTGTTATTCTTGTTATCTTTATTATTTTTATTGTTTGTATTATTTTTATCTTTTTTATCTTTTTTATCTTTTTTGTCCTTATAATCCTTATTCTTTTCAGGATTTTTTTCTTGATTGTTTTTGCCCTTTACTTCTTCTATTTCAGGTTCCTCTACTTCTTCCTCTATGGGTTTTTCTATTGGTTCTTCTATTGGATTTTCCACAGGCTTTTCTATCACATTTTCTATGGGCTTTTCTACAATAGGTGTTTCCTTCTGGTTTTCTACAATATTTCCTGAATTGTTTTGCACTAGGTTGGAAGTAGTATTAAGTTTAATTACAGTAGTAATTAGTCCAACAGATAAAACTACTATAATCAATATAAGTATCTTTACTAACTTATTGCTTTTCATAATACTCCTCCCTTCCCTGTTTTCTAAATTCTTCTGTAGTCATACCAACTTTTTTCTTAAATATAGTATAAAAATATCTATTATCATAATAACCTACAGCTTCTGAAATATCTTTGGCAGTATCTTCAGTATTTATAAGAAGCTCCTTTGCCCTTTGAATTCTGCAATTAATTATATAATCATTAAGAGTAATACCCTTTTCTTCTCTAAATATCTGTCTAATATATCCTAAAGATAAGCCTATATCCTTAGATATTTCATCTGCTGCGAAACCTTGTCTAGTAAAGTTATTATTAATATATTCCTCTACCTTGTCTGCTATGGAATCCTTATTGGCACTGGCAGCCGCTTTAGTATCTTCTATTTCATTATATAAGATTATTTGATTTTCACCTATGGATAAGGCATATTGAGCAGCTAATAGAGAATATCTATGACTTAATCTAATACTTTCCATAGTATTTACTACAGTTCCAATTCCTATGGAAACTGTCACATCTAATTTATCCGCTATAATGTCTTGAATATTTATTAAATCCTCCATTATCTTTTCCATCATATTATCCTGGAAATTATCTTCATTTATAATTCCGCCCATAGAATTAGAAGAAGTTATGGCCCATACCCATTCAGTATTATCTTCAAAGATATTGATAAGCTCCTCCAGTAAATTTGAAGAAGAATTTTCATCATTCATAATCCCTAAGGTTAAAAACTTCTCCTTAGAAAATCCTAAAGCTTCCCTAGATAAGTCATTATAATTTCCATTGAATATCCTAGCAGTATAGGACCTTCTATTTTTTATAATAAGACTCTTATAGACATCACCTAAGAAAGTATATTCATCTACCTCCATGGAGTTTCCAAGGGAAGGTTCTTCCTTTATATCCTTTATTAAATCATTTAAGGGTCCATAAATTCTTTTAATTGAAATTATACTAACTATTAAACTAATAAACATCGCAATAATAAAAAGCAAAGCTATAACTCTATTAATTCCAGCAGTCTCTTCTCCTATGACCCAATAGGGAATTATACTAATAAATGCAAAACCAATATTCCCAGCCTTTTTAAATGTAATAAAGGATTTCTCTCCTAAATAATCTCCTATAAAACTATCCTCTTCCTTAGGATTATTAGCTATACCATTGTAGAGTTCTCCCCTAGGTAAGCCCTTGCCGAAACTTCCTCCCTTAGAATCCGATATAATTTCTCCACCACTATTAACAATAATCATGGTTCCTTCTTTATTTTCTATATTAACTAATTTTGATAGTTTGTTCTGATCAATATTAACTATTATTCCAGATTCGATATTGCCAAATTTATCATTGGAAGCATATACAATGGATATATAGTCCTTCTTATAATCAGTACCATTAGTATTGTAGTGAACCTTTCTAGGAAAGAATACTTCATTTTTATATGAGTCATAATTCTTCTCGAAATCCTTAAATAATTTTATGGCTGATCTATCATAAAAATTCTCAATAGTCTCCGGTGGATAAATATTAGATAAAACTAAATCTGTCTTTTCATTTATTATATATACAGAATCCACTAGATCATCTCTAAAGGCAGCACTATCTATAATATCTGAAGCAGTTTTAATATCCTCACTTGTTATCTTTCCTTCTCCTAGCACCTTTTCTATATCCTTATTCCTAGACCATAAAGCATAAAAGTCTCCATATATATTGGTTAAAGCATAATAAACAGTATTATAGGACTGTTTCATTATATCCTGCTCAGATTCAGTAATCCTTTCCTTAGTCCTAGAGGATACAAAATAGGATACTAGACCCATTAATATACTAGTGAGCAATATGGAAGTTATTAAATATAAAATTACCAATCTAACTAATAGCTTATTATTTGTAAAAATCTTTCTCAAATTCATCTAATCATCCCTAAAATTCTTCATTTATTTTAGTATAACATCTATTTATTTGTTTTAAAATAAGCTTTTGTTGTTTTCCCGGAAGATATGTAGAAAAAAATCGCTGTAACACTGTTGTTTTACAGGTTTTTCGACCATGACTTTGAGAAAGTCCCTGTAATTTCCTTTTCTATTGATTTGAAACTTACGTTCTGATATTATGGTCTTAATATGGAACGCCCGTTTGACTTATGAAGGAGGTAGAAAACTTATGGAGAGATTATTTAGAGAGGAACTCATGGCAGTATTACCAGAATATATAAGGTCAAAAGGAAACTGCACTGTGGTATATTTAGAAAAGATGGAACCATTCGTAATTGAAAGATCTATTAAAACAGTGATTAAAGCATTGGAGAAACACTACAAAGTAACCCCTAGGGAAGTTAAGAGAAAATATCAACACCTTATATCATCATCTAATCTAATACCTATGCCCCTTAGTGAAGAGAATATCTTTGTTCCCATTAAAACTAGAACCCCTATCTGTAAGAATGATGGAGCTTTTAGCTATATAAATATAAAACATATTTATATAGTGACAGATAAAAAAGATCATAGAGAAGTCTGTCTTAGTGATGGAAAAATAATTAAATCAATATCAACCTTGCCTACATTACAAAATCATATAAGAAATGGCTACATAATAAAGAGTTTCCATAAGGATTATTCTATAAATGTAGCGGAAAATGAGGGAGATTATGTGGGATAAATTAGTTAGTAAAGCCAAAGAAGGAAATAAGTTCTCTATGGAAGAAATCATCGAAAGACTAAGACCCCTATTGATTAGTTCCATTAGGAGATACTATAACAAACCCAATGAATATGATGACTTAATTCAAGATGGAGTTATTTGCATATTAGAGTCCATAAAGGACTTCGACGAATCTAAGGAAGTCCATTTCTTAGGATATATACAATCAAAACTTAAATACCTATATCTAAACAAACATAAAGTAAAATTTCACCTATCCCTTAATGAGCCCATCGGAGATAATGACGGAGAGATTATGGATTTTTTAGTATCAGATAGTAAAGACACCATTGAATTGATTATAGAAGATGAAACCAATAACTTAATTAAAGAATCCCTAGATAAATTAACAGAAAGACAAAGAGAGATTATACTTCTCTTTTATATGGAAAATATGAGTATGTATGAAATAGCAGATAAATTAGGCATAAGCTATAGGACTGTAGTTAATCTAAAAACTACGGCAGTGAACAATCTAAAAAAATGGATTAGGTGAATTTAAATCCTATAATTAGATGAAGCAAATGAAAATAAGCCCAGGGGGCTAACTCCTTGAGCTTATTTTTTTATTTATTTTGATGATTTTGAGAACGTTTTTTATATTCTCTTTTTCAATCCATTAAAACTAAGGTATTAATATTTCTTGTCCTGGATAAATTCTATGTGGATTTTTAATCTTATTATATTCTGCTAGTTTTTGCCATGTTGTTTCAAATTCTAAAGCTATTCTATATAAAACATCTCCAGATTTTACAGTATATATTGTTTGTTCCTCTGGAGCAGGTTTTTCTTCAGGCTTTTCTACCAATTCTTCCACTGGTTCCTCTACTAGCTCTTCTGTTGGTTCTTCTATTATCTCTTCTACGATTTCTTTTCTGGAAGCATTAAGTTTTTCATAGAACTCTCCCTTATTTTCTATTCCTTTAAATAGACTTGGGTCAAGACCTACTTTTTCTGATAAAGTATTTATTTCTTCCTCTGTTACTGGTTCTTGAATATTTATAGATGCAATATTTGTATATTTACCGTCTTCAGTTTTTGGCACTTCTAAGATTCCTTCATTTATTAGTTCTACTATATCTTTTCTCACTGGAGCATCTGTATCTACTCCAACTATCTTCCAAGTATTATTTAACTTTCCTTCATATACTCCATTCTTAACATCTTGAATATATCTAGCCGCTAAATTACGAATTCTTCCTTCAATTTCACCATAGGCAGCTTCGTCTTGAGTTGAATATATTTGTTCAAATTCTCTATCTTCTAAAGGACCACCTTTACCTATAAGTGCCTTCATCCTATAAGCATTTAGACCTAGTTTAATTTCGTCTTCTGGGTTTATAGCTGTATCGTCCAAATGTCTTAGATTTACGATTCTATTTCCATAGTCCTTGCTTAAATCTATCTCATATTTTACTCCACCAAATATATCATTAGTGCTATACTTTGAAGCACGACGTTCTTTATTAAAGCTAACTGTTACATCACCTGGTTTTGATGTATTAAAATAGTCTACTGACCATTCCATATAATCCTTAAGATCTTTACCAGTTACTTTATATACAGTTACTTCTCCACCAGCATATTGGTAATTATATGAAATATCTTTTTTCTTTATAGGTCCAACATTTAGACCTGCTTTGTCGTTATCAATTTGATGGGCAACTACATCTGCACCATTACTATAGTGAAGCATAACCTCGCTAAAGAAATTTGTAAGAGGTGTTTCTTGAATCTGTACAGTGGGAATTCCTTTTATTTCATCTTCTGCTACAAAATCCATTGTTTGTAACTCTCCAATTATAGTGTTAGCATCATCTCTAGCAATTTCATGGAAAGGGTTAAGAACTTTTTCTAACTCTGGATCTACATCATATTCCCCTACTTTTATAGCAGAACCTTTTTTATCCTTTAGTATAAATTTATCATTTTCTTTTACAAATGTTAAATCTACTCTAGATATATCTGTAGCATATTTATTTGGTTCAACTATTAATACTCCATTTACCATGTCTTCTTCGTGTAGTTTGTGCATATGCCCTGCAAAAATAGCAGCAATTTCTGGACAGGCATTAGCAAGGTCTGCAACTCCTGTATCTGGGTTATTGTTTTCATTGTCCATTCCCATATGCATAAGTCCAACTATAACATCTACTTTTCCTTCTAATTCTTTTATTACTTCTTTAGTTTCTTCCACTGCATTTCTAACTTCTTTTCCTTCAAAAGTATCCGTATCTTCTTTAAATTCTACTACCATTGGAGTAGTCATTCCTATTATACCTACTTTAATTCCTTCTCTTTCAACAATGGTGTAGGCATCAAAATAACGTGCTCCATTATCTTTATAAACATTTCCTCCTAGAACAGCACCATTGAATTGTTTAGTAATATTATCAAGTATATCAAATCCATAATCAAATTCATGATTTCCCATGGTCCATGCATCATATCCCATAGTATTCATAGCTAACATAGCAGGATGCTTGTCCATTTCCTTAAATAATTCGGCAGAATTGTCCTGAATAGTATCTCCTGCATCTAATAAAATTGTATTTGGATTTTCCTTGCGAACTTCCTTAACTGCTGTGCTAATTTGAGCAAAGCTTCCACTAGGATTAGAACCATCTATTGCATAATCCCAAGGCATATACCTTCCATGTACATCTGAAGTTGATAATAATGTAATTGTAATTTCTTCATTTGCTTCTGCATATGCAGGAACAAAGTTTGATACTAGCATGGTTAATACCATTGCTACAACTAAAACTATACTAAAATGTCTCTTACTTTGATACCTTTTCATTTAATTTCCCCTTTCTTTAAATCCATATAGATACGCACATTTTGTCGAATTGTCGAATCCGGCAACTAAAATATACCATTTATGGACATTCTTTGCAATAGCACTACATAGTATATTAGCAAAATCAAGGCAAGCTCAGAGAAAAGCTATCTATATTAGTTCCTTCTTCATGAATATGGAAAATCTTATAAATCTTTAATTATGTTTGATATATTCATAGTGAATAATTAGAAGAGATAGTTAAGGTAATGCTATGGATAGTAATGATTTAAATCATTGAAAATAGCATGTATATAATATATAATATTAATGTCGAAAATAAAGAGAAATTAGGTGAAATCATGCTTTTTAATTCTTTACAATACTTAATATTTTTCCCCTTAGTAGTAGGTGGATATTTTTTGATTCCATATAGGTTTAGATGGGTTCTACTACTTATGGCTAGTTATTATTTCTATATGGCATGGAAACCAGTTTATATTGTCCTTATTGTAATCTCTACATTAATTAATTATTTTGCAGGATTAGTGATGGGAAAAACAGAAGATCAGAAAAAACGAAAGAAATACCTTATACTCTCTCTAGTATCTAACCTGTCTTTGTTGTTCCTATTTAAGTATTTTAATTTCTTTAATGCTTCAGCTAAAACTGTATTGGAATATTTAAATATTCCTTTCTATCTTCCACAATTTAAGCTATTGCTACCTATGGGTATATCATTTTATACATTCCAAACAATGAGTTATTCCATTGATGTGTACAGGGGTGTCATAGAACCAGAAAAACATCTTGGAATATTTGCATTATATGTGACATTCTTTCCACAATTAGTAGCAGGACCTATTGAAAGATCAGAAAACTTGTTGCCTCAGTTTAGAGAAAAGCATGACTTTGATTATGATTTAGTTACCAATGGTCTAAAGCTTATAGCTTGGGGATTATTTAAAAAAGTAGTTATAGCTGATAGAACAGCTATATTAGTCAATACAGTATATAATAATGTCCATGACTACACAGGATTTCCACTTATATTTGCTACCCTATTATTTGCGTTTCAAATATACTGTGACTTCTCAGGATATTCAGATATAGCCATTGGTTCAGCACAAGCCATGGGATATAGATTGATGGAAAACTTTAGAAGACCTTACTTTTCAAAGTCCATATCGGAATTTTGGAGAAGATGGCATATATCACTATCTACTTGGTTTAAGGATTATATCTATATACCACTAGGTGGAAATAGAGTATCTAAATGGAGATGGCAGCTAAATTTACTTGTTGTATTTTTAGTATCAGGACTATGGCATGGAGCTAGCTGGACCTTTGTTGCCTGGGGAGCAATCCATGGATTTTATCAGATGTTTTCCATATGGACATCTAATATAAGAAAGAGAATAGTAAAATTAACTGGATTAAATAAGATTCCTTTAATACACAAGATTTTACAAATAATTATAACATTTATATTAATATGTTTCGGATGGATATTCTTTAGAGCAAATAGTATGTCAGATGCAATCTATGTTATAAAAAATATGTTTACAGATATAGGTAATTCAGTACCAATAGATCAATTAGGATTAGATAGTTTCCAACTTAATGTAGCCTTTTTATCCATAGGACTAATGGAATTAGTTCATTTAAT
Encoded proteins:
- a CDS encoding MBOAT family O-acyltransferase, whose protein sequence is MIPYRFRWVLLLMASYYFYMAWKPVYIVLIVISTLINYFAGLVMGKTEDQKKRKKYLILSLVSNLSLLFLFKYFNFFNASAKTVLEYLNIPFYLPQFKLLLPMGISFYTFQTMSYSIDVYRGVIEPEKHLGIFALYVTFFPQLVAGPIERSENLLPQFREKHDFDYDLVTNGLKLIAWGLFKKVVIADRTAILVNTVYNNVHDYTGFPLIFATLLFAFQIYCDFSGYSDIAIGSAQAMGYRLMENFRRPYFSKSISEFWRRWHISLSTWFKDYIYIPLGGNRVSKWRWQLNLLVVFLVSGLWHGASWTFVAWGAIHGFYQMFSIWTSNIRKRIVKLTGLNKIPLIHKILQIIITFILICFGWIFFRANSMSDAIYVIKNMFTDIGNSVPIDQLGLDSFQLNVAFLSIGLMELVHLIQEKKSVREIISTKPIWIRWTLYYVLVLWIILLGSFGSQEFIYFQF
- a CDS encoding 5'-nucleotidase C-terminal domain-containing protein, with protein sequence MKRYQSKRHFSIVLVVAMVLTMLVSNFVPAYAEANEEITITLLSTSDVHGRYMPWDYAIDGSNPSGSFAQISTAVKEVRKENPNTILLDAGDTIQDNSAELFKEMDKHPAMLAMNTMGYDAWTMGNHEFDYGFDILDNITKQFNGAVLGGNVYKDNGARYFDAYTIVEREGIKVGIIGMTTPMVVEFKEDTDTFEGKEVRNAVEETKEVIKELEGKVDVIVGLMHMGMDNENNNPDTGVADLANACPEIAAIFAGHMHKLHEEDMVNGVLIVEPNKYATDISRVDLTFVKENDKFILKDKKGSAIKVGEYDVDPELEKVLNPFHEIARDDANTIIGELQTMDFVAEDEIKGIPTVQIQETPLTNFFSEVMLHYSNGADVVAHQIDNDKAGLNVGPIKKKDISYNYQYAGGEVTVYKVTGKDLKDYMEWSVDYFNTSKPGDVTVSFNKERRASKYSTNDIFGGVKYEIDLSKDYGNRIVNLRHLDDTAINPEDEIKLGLNAYRMKALIGKGGPLEDREFEQIYSTQDEAAYGEIEGRIRNLAARYIQDVKNGVYEGKLNNTWKIVGVDTDAPVRKDIVELINEGILEVPKTEDGKYTNIASINIQEPVTEEEINTLSEKVGLDPSLFKGIENKGEFYEKLNASRKEIVEEIIEEPTEELVEEPVEELVEKPEEKPAPEEQTIYTVKSGDVLYRIALEFETTWQKLAEYNKIKNPHRIYPGQEILIP
- a CDS encoding PepSY domain-containing protein — encoded protein: MTKKMIKKVVPMLIGTLAVTMVVSAVNPTTLAEAANGIRYSIPRVSSSVVTNKKSVEYISQEEAKAIAMKKAPKNKSEVTKVETLLGYEDPHYNVEITSVLNKNLTKIFTIKVDGVTGKIEDLDVEKIINNKDKDKDKDKVNKDKVNKHEGNKNSDKKHKKEEKEVVKTNLISRDKAIKIALDKIGRDADLEEMELDKDDNPPKYEIEMYNDDYEYEIEIHAITGAILKFEKE
- a CDS encoding sigma-70 family RNA polymerase sigma factor, with translation MWDKLVSKAKEGNKFSMEEIIERLRPLLISSIRRYYNKPNEYDDLIQDGVICILESIKDFDESKEVHFLGYIQSKLKYLYLNKHKVKFHLSLNEPIGDNDGEIMDFLVSDSKDTIELIIEDETNNLIKESLDKLTERQREIILLFYMENMSMYEIADKLGISYRTVVNLKTTAVNNLKKWIR
- a CDS encoding AraC family transcriptional regulator; the protein is MNLRKIFTNNKLLVRLVILYLITSILLTSILMGLVSYFVSSRTKERITESEQDIMKQSYNTVYYALTNIYGDFYALWSRNKDIEKVLGEGKITSEDIKTASDIIDSAAFRDDLVDSVYIINEKTDLVLSNIYPPETIENFYDRSAIKLFKDFEKNYDSYKNEVFFPRKVHYNTNGTDYKKDYISIVYASNDKFGNIESGIIVNIDQNKLSKLVNIENKEGTMIIVNSGGEIISDSKGGSFGKGLPRGELYNGIANNPKEEDSFIGDYLGEKSFITFKKAGNIGFAFISIIPYWVIGEETAGINRVIALLFIIAMFISLIVSIISIKRIYGPLNDLIKDIKEEPSLGNSMEVDEYTFLGDVYKSLIIKNRRSYTARIFNGNYNDLSREALGFSKEKFLTLGIMNDENSSSNLLEELINIFEDNTEWVWAITSSNSMGGIINEDNFQDNMMEKIMEDLINIQDIIADKLDVTVSIGIGTVVNTMESIRLSHRYSLLAAQYALSIGENQIILYNEIEDTKAAASANKDSIADKVEEYINNNFTRQGFAADEISKDIGLSLGYIRQIFREEKGITLNDYIINCRIQRAKELLINTEDTAKDISEAVGYYDNRYFYTIFKKKVGMTTEEFRKQGREEYYEKQ